From one Lycium barbarum isolate Lr01 chromosome 6, ASM1917538v2, whole genome shotgun sequence genomic stretch:
- the LOC132599584 gene encoding WUSCHEL-related homeobox 3-like: MSLLKREKMTRPTRWSPTPEQLMFLEEMYRKGLRNPKATQIQSITAHLSSFGKIEGKNVFYWFQNHKARDRQKLKKKLLAQMNQHQILAQYPIDAHSTTTTNNSNNTNTNGLFHCPTDQYSPYSSCGVNQIFPFTSTGLLQEGGIKDASSQVMTYLYPMDLSRPAENMENCMIRPYGKDWIVMMNISPNNLACCVNRPLKTLPLFPITDGLKDQNTSPTLSLGV; the protein is encoded by the exons atgtcacttCTGAAAAGAGAAAAAATGACAAGACCAACAAGGTGGAGTCCAACTCCAGAACAACTTATGTTCTTGGAAGAAATGTATAGGAAAGGTTTAAGGAACCCAAAGGCTACACAAATACAAAGTATCACTGCCCATttgtcttcttttgggaaaatTGAGGGAAAAAATGTGTTTTATTGGTTTCAAAACCACAAAGCTAGGGACAGGCAGAAGCTTAAGAAAAAACTACTTGCCCAAATGAACCAACACCAAATTTTAGCTCAATATCCCATTGATGCTCATAgcactactactactaataattcCAATAACACAAACACAAATGGCCTCTTTCACTGCCCTACTGATCAGTACTCTCCATATTCTTCATGTGGTGTTAATCAAATATTCCCTTTTACATCTACTGGGCTTCTTCAAGAG GGTGGCATCAAAGATGCATCATCTCAAGTAATGACTTACCTGTATCCAATGGATCTCTCAAGACCAGCTGAGAATATGGAAAATTGCATGATAAGACCATATGGAAAAGATTGGATCGTGATGATGAACATTAGTCCTAATAATTTAGCTTGTTGTGTCAATAGACCCCTCAAAACCCTACCACTTTTTCCCATAACCGATGGCCTCAAGGACCAGAATACATCTCCCACTTTAAGTCTAGGAGTTTAA